A segment of the Desulfofundulus kuznetsovii DSM 6115 genome:
GCACATCGATCTGGCGGATGGCTTGCTGGATATCGGTGCTTAATTTTTGTTTGTATCCTTCGGTAACTCTAACCTTAACCAACACGGGGCAAATGATGGTCAATTTATGCATAAGTTTATCGCCTCACCGACGGGCAAAAAAACGCATGTACAGGGGAGGGTAACATCCCTCCCCTATACTATCTCCACAGTTACCTTTTTACGCTGCCTGGCGGCCGCAGCCTTGGCCACGGTGCGGATGGCCCTGGCAATACGGCCCTGTTTGCCAATTACCTTGCCCATGTCTTCCGGGGCTACCTTAAGTTCTATCAGGCATGATTTTTCTTTTTCAATCATATTGACGCTAACCTTATCCGGTTGATCCACCAGGGCCTTGGCCAGGATCTCCACTACTTCCTTCATACACATTAGACCTCCCTAAAACCCTACTGGCTCTCCCCGGCGGGCTTATTCAGCAACCCGGCTTTCTGGAACAACGCCCGGGCGGTATCGGTAAGCTGGGCACCGTTCCTGAGCCATTTCAGTGCCCTGGCTTCGTCAATCTTGATTTCAGCCGGATCCTTCAAGGGATCATAATACCCCAGTTCTTCCACAAACCGGCCGTCCCGGGGGGAACGGGAATCCGCCACCACAATACGGTAAAAAGGGTTTTTCTTGGCCCCCATCCTTCTCAATCTGATCTTAACGGCCACAGGTACTTCACCTCCTTGAATGGGTATATATTCAGTGAACCTGGTTGGATGCGGCGCTGTCACGCGCCGACAGCACCGCATCTTCCTCATAACGGTTTACTGAATATTTATATCTTAAAATAAGGGGTTGTCTTTACCCAGGAACAAGTTTTTGGGCAGCTTGCCCCCCTTTTTGCCTCCCTTGCCCATTTCAGCCAGCTGGCGCATCATTTTGCGCGTCTGCTCAAACTGTTTTAAAACGCTGTTAACCTTCTGCACCGTAGTTCCGCTGCCCCGGGCAATGCGCCGGCGGCGGCTGCCGTTGATCTCGTGGGGATGGGCCCGTTCCCAGGGGGTCATGGATTTGATAATGGCTTCCACATAAACCAGTTCCCTGTCGTCAATATCCCCCAGTTCCTTCAGCTTCTTCATATTGCCCAGCCCGGGGATCATGCTGATGATCTGCTGGATGGGCCCCAACTTCTTCACTTCCTGGAGCTGCTCCAGGAAATCATCCAGAGTAAAATCGGCACTGCGGATCTTTTTATTCAGCCGGGCCACCTGTTCGGCGTCGAAATTGGCCTGGGCCTTTTCAATGAGGGTGAGTACATCCCCCATGCCCAGAATCCGGTCGGCCATGCGGTCGGGGTGGAAGGGTTCCAGGGCATCCAGCTTCTCACCCACCCCCACAAATTTAATGGGACAGCCGGTAACGGCCTTGATGGACAGGGCCGCCCCACCCCGGGTGTCACCATCCAGTTTGGTAAGCACCACCCCGTCCAGTCCCAGCCGTTTATTGAAAGTCTCGGCTATATTAACCGCCACCTGGCCGGTCATGGCATCCACCACCAGCAAAATCTCGTGGGGACGCACGGCAGCTTTGAGGGTCTCCAGCTCGGCCATCATCTCTTCATTTATTTCCAACCTTCCGGCTGTATCAATGATCACCAGGTCCCGGCCCTGTTTTACGGCGTGTTCTACGGCCGCCCGGGCAATATCCACCGGGGTATGCCGGTCCCCCATGGAAAATACAGGGATACCCAGTTGCTCCCCCAGCACCTGCAATTGTTTGATGGCCGCCGGGCGGTAGACGTCGCCCGCCACCAACATGGGGCGGCGTCCCTGTTTGCGCATCAGGTTGGCCAGTTTGGCCGCCGTGGTGGTTTTCCCCGCCCCGTGCAACCCCACCATCATCACTATGGTGGGCGGCTTGGGAGCCAAGTTGAGCTTGCTCTGGGTCCCACCCATCAAACCGGCCAGCTCATCCCGTACAATTTTAATAACCTGCTGCGCCGGTGTTAAACTGGACAGAACATCCTGACCCACCGCCCGCTCCTTAACCCGGGCAACGAAAGATTTTACCACCTGGAAATTCACGTCGGCGGCCAGAAGGGCCCGGCGCACTTCTTTCATAGCCTCGTCCACATCGGCTTCCGTAAGCCGGCCTTTACTTTTTAACTTGCGGAAGGTTTCCTGCAACTTTTCAGCCAGGCCTTCAAATACCATAATCTCACCCCATTACACCCCGCAGGATTTCCCGTACCCGCGATAGAGTTTCCTCGTTCATCGAACTATTTTCATCCAGCAGCGCCAGGGCTTCGCCCAGGCGGCGCCGCTGTTCCATAAATTTGGCCACCAGGCCCAGTTTTTCCTCATACCGGGTGAGAATGTGCTCCGCCCTTTTCAGCACGTCGTGAACTGCCTGGCGACTGACACCAAATTGTTCGGCAATCTCGCCCAGGGAAAGATCATGGGCGTAGTAAAGTTCCACAAACTTTTGCTGACGCTGGGTCAACAGCTGCCCGTAAAAATCATAAAGGAGGTTCATCCAGGCCAGCTTCTCCATGCCCCGTCCTCCTGCTGACCCCAGCTGGAAAACTGGAGTAAAGCCTATAAAGGATAGACACTTTACACTAAATTTTATCGGATCCCCCCGGCCCTGTCAAGCGGAATGCATTTGACAGCAATCCCCAGCGGTGATAATATTGCAGTATAACCGGTGAGAGGTGAAGATAATTGACGAAAAACACCAAACCTGTAGCGGACCAACCCGCAGGACTTTTGGATCTCCAGGAAGCCCTCTCCCTGGACAGGACACAGGTTAAGGATTTCCATAAAAAGTACCTCAACGCCGGCCTGGCCACCATGCTGGAACTTTTAAGCTTTGACAGGCTGTTCGTGCGGGCGCAGGGCATCTCGGTGTGGGATAGCCAGGGCCGGGAATACCTCGATTTTTTGGGCGGCTATGGTGCCCTCAACCTGGGACACAACCACCCCAAGGTCCTGGCCGCCCTGCAGCGGGTCCAGGCATTGCCCAACATTCTCCAGGCTTCCCTGGGGATTCTTACCGCCGCCCTGGCCCACAATCTTGCCCTGATAACCCCCGGCAGGCTGCAACGCTCCTTTTTTTGCAACAGCGGAGCGGAAGCCGTGGAAGGGGCAATCAAACTGGCCCGGGCGGCTACGGGCCGCAGCGGCGTGATTTACTGCCAGGGTTCCTTCCACGGGAAAACCATGGGAGCTCTTTCAGTCACCGGCCGGGAAAAATATCAAAAACCCTTTGCTCCCCTGTTACCCCAGTGCCAGGCCATACCCTTCGGGGATTTACAGTCCCTGGAAAAGGCCCTGCAGTCCCGGCAGGCCGCGGCCTTTATAGTGGAACCAATTCAGGGGGAAGGCGGAATCAACGTGCCCCCACCGGGATACCTGAGAAAGGCCCGGGAGCTTTGCAGCCGTTACGGCACCCTTTTCATTGCCGATGAAGTGCAGACCGGCTTTGGCCGCACGGGTTATATGTTTGCCTGCGAGGCGGAAAATGTGGAACCGGACATCATGTGCCTGGCCAAATCCCTGGGCGGCGGAATGATGCCCATGGGGGCCTACATCACCACGGACGAAATCTGGAAAAAAGCCTACGGCGGGATGGAAAAGGCCCTTTTACATACTTCCACCTTCGGGGGCAATACTATGGCCTGCGCCGCAGCCCTGACCGCTATCCAGGTAATTTACGAGGAAAACCTGGTGGAACAGGCCCGGGAAAAGGGCGCCTACTTCCTGGCCCGGCTCAAAGAACTGCAGGAACGCTTCCCTCTGCTGAAAGAGGTGCGGGGACGGGGCCTGATGATCGGCCTGGAATTCAACCAACCCGGCGGCCTGGCCTCCAAAGTTACTTTCGGGCTGGCCACCAGGCTGGCTGAAGAATATACGGGCAGTCTGGTTGCCGGGGAACTTTTAAATAACCACGGTATTATTACTGCCTATACCCTGAACAACCCCAATGTTATCCGCCTGGAGCCCCCCCTTTGCGTTACCCGGGAACAAATCGACCGGGTGGTAACCGCTCTGGAGGAGATCTTCAAACGACACCGGGGCTTTATGAGCATGGCCACTTCCGGGGTAAAAACCATCTTTAAATCCCTGACCCAAAAGGAGTAGATTGACTACTACACGACAGCCGGGCTTCATAAAAAAAAGCCCGGCTTTTTTAATGCGCCGGGCCACACAACATTTGTAGCGGGATGGAAAGCCCTCGAAAGGGAGGTATCCGGCAT
Coding sequences within it:
- a CDS encoding KH domain-containing protein, which gives rise to MKEVVEILAKALVDQPDKVSVNMIEKEKSCLIELKVAPEDMGKVIGKQGRIARAIRTVAKAAAARQRKKVTVEIV
- a CDS encoding aspartate aminotransferase family protein → MTKNTKPVADQPAGLLDLQEALSLDRTQVKDFHKKYLNAGLATMLELLSFDRLFVRAQGISVWDSQGREYLDFLGGYGALNLGHNHPKVLAALQRVQALPNILQASLGILTAALAHNLALITPGRLQRSFFCNSGAEAVEGAIKLARAATGRSGVIYCQGSFHGKTMGALSVTGREKYQKPFAPLLPQCQAIPFGDLQSLEKALQSRQAAAFIVEPIQGEGGINVPPPGYLRKARELCSRYGTLFIADEVQTGFGRTGYMFACEAENVEPDIMCLAKSLGGGMMPMGAYITTDEIWKKAYGGMEKALLHTSTFGGNTMACAAALTAIQVIYEENLVEQAREKGAYFLARLKELQERFPLLKEVRGRGLMIGLEFNQPGGLASKVTFGLATRLAEEYTGSLVAGELLNNHGIITAYTLNNPNVIRLEPPLCVTREQIDRVVTALEEIFKRHRGFMSMATSGVKTIFKSLTQKE
- the ylxM gene encoding YlxM family DNA-binding protein — protein: MEKLAWMNLLYDFYGQLLTQRQQKFVELYYAHDLSLGEIAEQFGVSRQAVHDVLKRAEHILTRYEEKLGLVAKFMEQRRRLGEALALLDENSSMNEETLSRVREILRGVMG
- the ffh gene encoding signal recognition particle protein, which produces MVFEGLAEKLQETFRKLKSKGRLTEADVDEAMKEVRRALLAADVNFQVVKSFVARVKERAVGQDVLSSLTPAQQVIKIVRDELAGLMGGTQSKLNLAPKPPTIVMMVGLHGAGKTTTAAKLANLMRKQGRRPMLVAGDVYRPAAIKQLQVLGEQLGIPVFSMGDRHTPVDIARAAVEHAVKQGRDLVIIDTAGRLEINEEMMAELETLKAAVRPHEILLVVDAMTGQVAVNIAETFNKRLGLDGVVLTKLDGDTRGGAALSIKAVTGCPIKFVGVGEKLDALEPFHPDRMADRILGMGDVLTLIEKAQANFDAEQVARLNKKIRSADFTLDDFLEQLQEVKKLGPIQQIISMIPGLGNMKKLKELGDIDDRELVYVEAIIKSMTPWERAHPHEINGSRRRRIARGSGTTVQKVNSVLKQFEQTRKMMRQLAEMGKGGKKGGKLPKNLFLGKDNPLF
- the rpsP gene encoding 30S ribosomal protein S16 — its product is MAVKIRLRRMGAKKNPFYRIVVADSRSPRDGRFVEELGYYDPLKDPAEIKIDEARALKWLRNGAQLTDTARALFQKAGLLNKPAGESQ